A genomic window from Streptomyces sp. NBC_00234 includes:
- a CDS encoding ABC transporter substrate-binding protein, which translates to MSLRRRGTAAVGLAVAAALSLSACGSGDAKSTDSAGAEAGADKKAAVATGGEDFGDAAKKTAEYGTDAKAGTFPRTLTHAMGKTELKAAPKRVVVLDVGEFDNVVSLGVKPVGFAPSEGDAAIPSYLEKDAGSPKNVGTINNLNLEAIAGLKPDLILGSQLRAADKYDELSKIAPTVFSIRPGFTWKENYLLNAAALDKTAKAKTELAAYEAKAKKLGEDIGPNKPTISMVRYLPDKIRLYAKASFIGTILEDAGLPRPKNQQINDLAAEISPEKIDEADADWIFTGVYGDVKATKRDTAQANPLWKNLKAVKEGRAKDVSDETWYLGLGVTSADLVLDDLRADLVK; encoded by the coding sequence ATGTCCCTTCGACGCCGCGGCACCGCCGCAGTCGGCCTGGCAGTGGCTGCCGCCCTTTCCCTCTCCGCCTGCGGAAGCGGCGACGCCAAGTCCACGGACTCGGCCGGCGCCGAGGCGGGGGCCGACAAGAAGGCCGCCGTGGCCACCGGCGGCGAGGACTTCGGGGACGCGGCGAAGAAGACGGCGGAGTACGGCACCGATGCGAAGGCCGGGACCTTCCCCCGCACCCTCACGCACGCGATGGGCAAGACCGAGCTCAAGGCCGCCCCCAAGCGGGTCGTCGTCCTGGACGTCGGCGAGTTCGACAACGTGGTGTCGCTGGGTGTGAAGCCCGTCGGCTTCGCTCCCTCCGAAGGCGACGCGGCCATCCCGTCGTACCTGGAGAAGGACGCGGGCAGCCCGAAGAACGTCGGCACGATCAACAACCTCAACCTCGAAGCGATCGCGGGCCTCAAGCCGGACCTGATCCTCGGCAGCCAGCTGCGCGCCGCGGACAAGTACGACGAGCTCTCCAAGATCGCGCCGACCGTGTTCTCCATCCGTCCGGGCTTCACCTGGAAGGAGAACTACCTCCTCAACGCGGCGGCGCTGGACAAGACTGCCAAGGCGAAGACGGAGCTGGCGGCCTACGAGGCGAAGGCGAAGAAGCTCGGCGAGGACATCGGCCCGAACAAGCCGACCATCTCCATGGTCCGCTACCTGCCGGACAAGATCCGTCTCTACGCCAAGGCGTCCTTCATCGGCACGATCCTCGAGGACGCCGGTCTGCCCCGGCCCAAGAACCAGCAGATCAACGACCTCGCCGCGGAGATCAGCCCGGAGAAGATCGACGAGGCCGACGCCGACTGGATCTTCACCGGCGTCTACGGCGACGTGAAGGCCACCAAGCGCGACACCGCGCAGGCCAACCCGCTGTGGAAGAACCTGAAGGCGGTCAAGGAAGGCCGGGCCAAGGACGTCTCCGACGAGACCTGGTACCTCGGCCTCGGCGTCACCTCGGCCGACCTGGTCCTCGACGACCTCCGTGCCGACCTCGTGAAGTAA